Genomic window (Deltaproteobacteria bacterium):
TTGATGGTCGTCGTGTTACCAGCCCGCAAGCGCTTGAAATTGCAATCATGACTTTAAATGGTTCGGTAAACACCGCGATTGTGTCTGCATGTCGCGCCGCCCATGTCCCCGCAATTGGGGTGTCAGGAATTGACGCTGGCCTGATTCGCGCAATACGCAGACCCCCGCAAGAACGCATAGTAGATGGCCAACCGACTACGGTTGATTATGGTCTTGTTGGTGATATCGTTTCAGTAGACGCCAGTGTAATTAATCGTTTATTAGACGCCCAGTTGGTACCCATCGTTAGCCCGCTATCTGCTGATAACGATGGGTTAGTGCTTAATATTAACGCTGACACAGTAGCCTCTACCTTAGCATGCGCACTCAATGCTGAAAAACTTATTTTCTTAACTGATACCGCTGGGTTACTAGAAGATAAAAATGACCCGGCATCTTTAATAAGCTATACTGATATCAACGGCATCGGTCGCTACGAAAGTCGCGGCGTTATTGCCGGCGGCATGTTACCTAAAGTAAAGGCTGCTAAAGAAGCATTGCAAGGCGGTGTGCAACGCGTTCATATGGTAGGTTATAAAGGCCGCTCTTCACTATTGGTAGAATTTTTCACTAACGAAGGGGCTGGCACGCTAATCGTAAAAGATACCGCTGAACTTCCTTCTACTGAAAATATTACAACCAACCCTTAAGGATTTAAAAAAGGCCAATGAATTATGAGTCGATTATGGGATCGTGGCGAACCTCTTGATAGTTTAGTATTACGATATACCGCAGGTGAAGATCATCTTTTAGATGAACGCCTGGTCGCTTATGATTGTGATGCTTCAAGTGCGCATGCTGCTATGTTGCATGCATCTGGTTTTCTCTCAAGTGCAGACCTCGCTGCTCTGCAAAAAGCTTTAGCTTCATTAAAAGACTCACATGCTAAAGGTGATTGGCAAGTAACTTTAGAAGACGAAGATTGTCATACGGCCATTGAAAATCGCTTAGTTGGCATCGTTGGTGAGCCTGGTCGAGCAATTCACTTAGGACGTTCACGCAACGACCAAGTACTGGCAGCGCTGCGTTTATATTTAAAAGATGCACTCAAGCAACTGGCAGATCTTGCTAATGAATTTGCCGATGAACTTCAAGGCATAGCTAAACGTGATGGTGAATTGGCATTGCCTGGCTATACTCATATGCAACGAGCAATGCCAACTACAGTAGCGCTATGGGCTCAAGGTTTTGCGGCTGAAATTCGCGATGATGCCATTGGCCTTAAGACCGCCCGTCGTCGTGCTGATAAAAATCCTTTGGGTTCGGCTGCGGGTTATGGTA
Coding sequences:
- the argH gene encoding argininosuccinate lyase; the protein is MSRLWDRGEPLDSLVLRYTAGEDHLLDERLVAYDCDASSAHAAMLHASGFLSSADLAALQKALASLKDSHAKGDWQVTLEDEDCHTAIENRLVGIVGEPGRAIHLGRSRNDQVLAALRLYLKDALKQLADLANEFADELQGIAKRDGELALPGYTHMQRAMPTTVALWAQGFAAEIRDDAIGLKTARRRADKNPLGSAAGYGIPVLTLSREHTTKALDFSETHTPVTAVQLSRGKAEATALFEVALLAQDLGRLASDLCLYATSEFGFVKLDSSITTGSSMLPQKRNPDLFELVRGRTSEASAAIIEVLGITAKMPSGYHRDMQLIKKPLFRGLDAVYDSTRLMQHALKHVSFDSDRMQAALEPAIYTAAKAYELVRDQKIPFREAYQRVRGTKK
- the argB gene encoding acetylglutamate kinase, which gives rise to MVVPYDRDLSIGALRQALPYIRMYRGRTFVIKAGGAMCADNAAQRELAQQIGVLCELGIRVVFVHGGGPQTTTLSEKLGEKAIFVDGRRVTSPQALEIAIMTLNGSVNTAIVSACRAAHVPAIGVSGIDAGLIRAIRRPPQERIVDGQPTTVDYGLVGDIVSVDASVINRLLDAQLVPIVSPLSADNDGLVLNINADTVASTLACALNAEKLIFLTDTAGLLEDKNDPASLISYTDINGIGRYESRGVIAGGMLPKVKAAKEALQGGVQRVHMVGYKGRSSLLVEFFTNEGAGTLIVKDTAELPSTENITTNP